In Bacillus sp. S3, the sequence AAGCAGAACTAAGGGCATTCTTTGCTTTAGCAACAGCAGAATCAAGGTCAGCAGGGTTAGCGGATTTCGCCATCTCAACAAATCTTCGTGCTTCCTGGAACAATTGGTTTCCCATGTTAAATTCCTCCAAGCGAGGATTCATGCACATTGGCCATTTTCTGAGCCTCTGCTTCAGCGTAGGTCATGTGATAAGGAATCCGTTCAGCATGCTTGTTGATCGAATCCTTTCCTTGCTGGACAAAGCGTTTCGATTTGTTTGATCTACCCATTCGAATCCCTCCAATATGCTCATAGCTCATATTGAAACAGCATCGCTGCTTCAAAAATAGTATGCCCAAACGGAGTGTGTTCATTTCGGTAAACAATGGTGAAAAAGAGGGGGTTATTTAATATTTAACAAATCTGCCAAATATTCGCCGACTCCATCTTCTTCATTCGTCAGCGTAACCTCATTGGCTATATTTTTTACTTGCTCAATTGCATTGCCCATGGCAATCCCATGTCCGGCATATTCAAGCATTTCCAAATCATTATCCTCATCACCAAAGGCAATAATCCTTTCGGCGGGAATTCCAAAGTATTCTGATGCCTTTTTCAAGCCAACCGCTTTGTTTAATCCAACTTTAATGATCTCGATTACATGCCATGGGGCAGCCCAGCTGCGCTGTTCAATCACTTCAGCATGGACATCTGAAAGATGTTTACGAATTTGTTGAAGCTGATCTTCCTCTGTATGGATCAGCAAACTTGTAGGTGAATCGTTTAAAAAGTTTTGTAAATCTCCTGTCGTAATTTTTGGATTGCCGAAGCTAAAAATATCTAAGAGCTTTTCATCGTGATAATGGAAATAAATATCATCCATCACCTCGGCAATAATATTGTGAAAATGGAAGCTTCTGCAGGCTTCGACAATATCTTTTGCCACCTTAACATCAAGCGGCTCATGATAAAATCCCCAGCCTGAATCAAGTGGATGATGCATAAACGCCCCATTAAAATTAACAATAGGTGTGTTGAGATCCAACTCACGATAATACATTTCACTTGAGCGGTAAGGTCTGCCGGTTGCAATCATGACAATATGCCCTTCAGCTCTTGCCTTTTGAATGATTTCCTTATTTTTATTGGAAATGGTTTTATCGTCTTTTAATAATGTTCCATCTAAATCCAATGCGATTAAATGTTTCTCTGTCATATGAGCTCCTTCTTATTCTATATTTTCATGATTGAAGCAATGTTTTAGGAAAAAAATTGTCTGCATGATACACTACTGTTATAGTGCCTTTTTTACTATCTTATTTCTATACTCACTATGTTAACAATTTTATAGCTAACCTGTAAAAAAATTCACACCAAAAGCTTTCAAAACCCTCTATACTTTTAATTGTTAGCGGAAGTGGATATTATTTTGCGCTTTTTGGAAATTGTAATAAAAACATACTTATGAAGTAAATAAATCATAATAAGGAGTCGAATCCAAATGAATGAAG encodes:
- a CDS encoding DUF3813 domain-containing protein translates to MGNQLFQEARRFVEMAKSANPADLDSAVAKAKNALSSAFANSTAAEQAQLQQMQQELEQVQ
- a CDS encoding Cof-type HAD-IIB family hydrolase, producing MTEKHLIALDLDGTLLKDDKTISNKNKEIIQKARAEGHIVMIATGRPYRSSEMYYRELDLNTPIVNFNGAFMHHPLDSGWGFYHEPLDVKVAKDIVEACRSFHFHNIIAEVMDDIYFHYHDEKLLDIFSFGNPKITTGDLQNFLNDSPTSLLIHTEEDQLQQIRKHLSDVHAEVIEQRSWAAPWHVIEIIKVGLNKAVGLKKASEYFGIPAERIIAFGDEDNDLEMLEYAGHGIAMGNAIEQVKNIANEVTLTNEEDGVGEYLADLLNIK